ataaaACCACTGGCCAGTACAGTCTTTGGATATTTAGAGGTGGGGGAGAGAGTCAGTTTCCAGAATGAAATCAGTCGGTTTCAGCCTCACCAGGGTCTTTGCCTTCTTTGTTCTTTCGAACCTCTTCGATATGCTTGTCCTGAAAGACAGCAGCGGGAAGCAGTCAGCTGTGCGGGCCCCCGGCCGGCGCAGCCAGCCCCCCCTCGCTTCCCACCCCCAGGGACAGCAGGAACCCACGAGCGTGGGTTACTGGGGGGGCTACAGGATGAAGCTTTACAAGAGAAAGCGAGATGCTGCTCTAAATCCatccatccccccctccccctagAGGAGGATTTCTGTAAAGTCTTCTGCAGATTTAATACTCTCAGTAATTTCAGATTAGACCACCACAGAACTCCAAGGATATCTGTCTGTTCATACCCCCTCCACGCTTGGCCAGTTACTGGGCTTTATTTAGTCAATTTTTAAAGTAAGGAGCATGGATAATCTCTCTCCCAGGGGGCCACTGGGACTCTACACCCACCTTCTCCCTCAAGCGTTCCAGTTTAGCAGCCATTTGTGCCTCGCGGTTTTCTTTGTTAGCTTCCATTTTGTGGGTCAGCTTCTCCTCTGCCATTTTGCTGAAGTTGTTGTTTTCTTCAATTGCTTTCTGAAGCACCTCTTTTTCATGCTCCCGCTTCTCAGCGAGCTGCTTCAAGACTTCTGCTTCATGAGACTAACAAAACAGAGGACACACGCTTTGAACGCAAACCAGGTGAGCTACACAGACGAACACAGTCCAGTTGCTCACGACTCCTGAGAGACAagatttttctgctattttactGGAGAACAGCATAATTCCACGATGCAGGACAGAGCTCCCTGGTGCTTCCCCCACCCACACAACCCAAATGTCACCATAACAAGCTACCAGGAAAGCTAAGTTTCTGTCATCACCTGCAAGTCTTGTTAAACGggatttttctggaaaaaagaacgtggattttttttttatgttaacaTTGATAAAACTTTCCTAGAGGATTCTTGGCTCTCAGAATGGTGAATCACTGAGATTCACATCACACAGGAGGCTGCACGTAAGTTAGAAACCCTCTGCACAGTCCAGGGTTCCAAGCTACACCTCAACAGCAAGAGCTTACATCGAGCCGTATGGATAAACCTTCTCATTACAGATACGCCACtacattttctaacagaaaaatgaaTCTGTTATTAtgttaaagacaagaaaaacagcTGCTTCATGGAAGAGCATCCCCTCTCAACTAAACATTTTCTCCCAGTTTTTCAAGTGGCCATTCCAGATCACTTTGGGAGCAAAGCTATGGCCTTGCAGACCACAACAAGGTTCATAAGAGCCCCACCGATTCCAGAGTAGTTCAATTAATATTTGATTTACCATAATACAAACTGCTAATCACTTGTCCCTAgcgacaacttaaaaaaaaaaaccccaaaacaccacaacTTGCACAGACTAGTTGAGCTGAGCTCACTTAACCTGTTTCAAATTTACCTTGCgtctctcttctgctgcttccaacTTCTTTTGAATCTCTTCCAATGACACATCCTTCTTCTttgggggagaaagagggaattCTGGGACTGCTTCTTTTGAGCGAGGACTGAGTATCAGCTCAAAGGCCTGCCCAGAGGCACGCTTTTCCAGTTCCTTCACTTGAATATCTAGGAACAtgggaaaaaacacacaaacagtattttaagCCAGGAATGGGCTTAGGTAACTTGAATATTCAAAAAATTCAATGCCACAAAGCTCACTTCAGGACACAGCATCTGAGCTGATAGTTTTGATTtaagcagcagcaccaccattCAAATACATGGCAGGCAATTTAATTTGCAATTCTTCCTTGATGGGACAGCACACAAGCacctgacattttattttagcctttaatATCCAGGATCATGAAAAAAAGCTATCAGCACttcaagtcaaaaaaaaaaaaatcaccctttctcCAATGACAAGTCTGAGGAAGAGTTCA
Above is a window of Chroicocephalus ridibundus chromosome 19, bChrRid1.1, whole genome shotgun sequence DNA encoding:
- the STMN1 gene encoding stathmin; this encodes MATSDIQVKELEKRASGQAFELILSPRSKEAVPEFPLSPPKKKDVSLEEIQKKLEAAEERRKSHEAEVLKQLAEKREHEKEVLQKAIEENNNFSKMAEEKLTHKMEANKENREAQMAAKLERLREKDKHIEEVRKNKEGKDPGEAETD